Proteins co-encoded in one candidate division WOR-3 bacterium genomic window:
- the glnA gene encoding type I glutamate--ammonia ligase, with the protein MNEIIKEIDSRGIEVIRLWFTDILGNVKGFNITREELERALEEGIGFDGSSIEGFVRIEESDLIAKPDLNSYFFLENFDGNPSVVFICDILYPDGSFYESCPRHVLKRNLNFAKELGFDFYVGPELEYFYFKSDKEVEILDRGGYFDILPIEKAVNARKETLLTLRKMGIMIEATHHEVAFSQHEIDFRYQKALKMADIVQVSKVIIKHIARKYGIYATFMPKPVFGINGSGFHCHISLFKGEENAFYSENDEFNLSEIAKGFIAGLLKHAREITAVTNQWVNSYKRLVVGYEAPVYLSWGRKNRSALVRVPAFKPYKPKSCRIEYRAPDPACNPYLAFSVILRAGLKGVIEKYPLREPIEEDIYAMPEEVKRKYGIDSLPDSLYSAILEMEKSELVKSALGEEVFTKFIRNKKKEWEDYRIQVTDYELKNYLPLL; encoded by the coding sequence ATGAATGAAATTATAAAAGAAATTGACTCAAGGGGGATAGAGGTAATTCGTCTATGGTTTACAGACATTCTCGGAAATGTTAAGGGATTCAATATAACAAGAGAGGAACTTGAAAGGGCTCTTGAAGAGGGAATAGGGTTTGATGGTTCTTCTATTGAGGGTTTTGTAAGAATAGAGGAATCCGATTTAATAGCAAAACCTGATTTAAATTCCTACTTTTTCCTTGAAAACTTTGATGGGAATCCTTCTGTTGTTTTCATATGTGATATTTTATATCCTGATGGTTCTTTTTACGAATCATGTCCAAGACATGTTTTGAAGAGAAATTTAAATTTTGCAAAAGAGTTGGGATTTGACTTTTATGTTGGTCCTGAACTTGAATATTTTTATTTTAAAAGTGATAAAGAAGTAGAAATTCTTGATAGAGGTGGATATTTTGATATTTTGCCTATTGAAAAAGCTGTCAATGCAAGAAAAGAGACTTTACTTACTTTAAGAAAAATGGGGATTATGATTGAAGCAACTCACCATGAAGTTGCTTTTTCCCAGCATGAAATTGATTTCAGATATCAAAAAGCACTCAAAATGGCTGATATAGTTCAGGTTTCAAAGGTTATAATAAAGCATATAGCGAGAAAATACGGAATATATGCTACCTTTATGCCAAAACCAGTCTTTGGAATAAATGGGAGTGGTTTTCACTGCCATATATCTTTATTTAAGGGAGAAGAAAATGCTTTTTATTCTGAAAATGATGAATTTAATTTATCAGAAATAGCAAAGGGATTTATTGCTGGTCTTTTAAAACATGCAAGGGAAATAACAGCAGTTACAAATCAATGGGTAAATTCTTACAAAAGACTTGTAGTTGGGTATGAAGCACCTGTTTATTTATCATGGGGTAGAAAAAATAGGTCAGCTTTAGTGAGAGTTCCTGCTTTTAAACCCTATAAGCCAAAATCTTGCAGAATTGAATACAGAGCTCCTGACCCTGCCTGTAATCCTTATCTTGCTTTTAGTGTCATATTAAGAGCCGGTTTAAAAGGGGTAATTGAAAAATATCCTTTAAGAGAACCCATTGAGGAAGATATTTATGCAATGCCTGAAGAAGTAAAAAGAAAATATGGAATTGATTCCTTACCGGATTCTCTTTATTCTGCAATTCTTGAAATGGAAAAAAGTGAACTTGTTAAAAGTGCACTCGGGGAAGAGGTATTTACAAAATTTATTAGAAATAAAAAAAAGGAATGGGAAGATTACAGGATTCAGGTTACGGATTATGAACTAAAAAATTATTTACCCTTACTTTGA
- a CDS encoding DUF4920 domain-containing protein, with translation MNLFFTLIFLMLSTREKIGIGNLTQKPEKYINKEVLVQGKIVDVCQDSGCWVLIEENKNKILAKSIDHKITFPKDSKGKIVEVRGILRGKIKSCCDIKEQEKEGHKCPTPEYFIEIKQAKIIE, from the coding sequence ATGAATTTATTTTTTACTTTAATTTTTTTAATGTTAAGTACAAGAGAAAAAATTGGTATAGGTAACCTTACACAGAAACCTGAAAAGTATATTAATAAAGAAGTTCTTGTTCAGGGTAAAATTGTGGATGTTTGTCAAGATTCTGGATGCTGGGTTTTAATTGAAGAAAATAAAAATAAAATTTTAGCAAAAAGTATTGATCATAAAATTACCTTTCCTAAGGATTCAAAAGGGAAAATTGTTGAAGTAAGGGGAATTTTAAGAGGTAAAATAAAAAGTTGTTGTGATATCAAGGAACAGGAGAAAGAAGGTCATAAGTGTCCTACACCTGAATATTTTATAGAGATTAAACAAGCAAAAATTATAGAATAG
- the thiL gene encoding thiamine-phosphate kinase yields the protein MEKFFKSEEEFVEFVKKFEIPHPYIREGIGDDTLILEIDKKIFALTTDSYSEDVHFRRTYLTLKEIAFRCTAGALSDLAACGAKPITLLISLLIPENFTKNDIEEFYSGIKEITKFFGISPSGGDLIKVKDKFSFTITCIGEVDDYPILRKGAKENDLLCITGDTGKVLASLEILEKNLSINEDIKNKLIQKLKFPKPKIAEIIELKEKIKINSGIDISDGIAKDAKRLADSSKVKIIIEEEKLPFSKELLEYTRRFQKNIIDYLLNSGEEYEILFTIPDIEKNKLPEWVKIIGKVESGEGLFLKDKKGNLKEIKGGYDFFAIKI from the coding sequence ATGGAAAAATTTTTTAAATCAGAAGAAGAATTTGTTGAATTTGTTAAAAAATTTGAAATCCCCCATCCATATATAAGGGAAGGAATTGGTGATGATACATTAATTTTAGAAATTGATAAAAAAATCTTTGCACTTACAACTGACTCTTACTCTGAAGATGTTCATTTTAGGAGGACTTATCTCACTTTAAAAGAAATAGCTTTCAGATGCACGGCTGGTGCATTAAGTGACCTTGCAGCTTGCGGAGCTAAACCCATAACTCTTCTTATATCTCTTTTAATACCCGAAAACTTTACAAAAAATGATATAGAAGAATTTTACTCAGGAATTAAAGAAATAACAAAATTTTTTGGAATATCTCCTTCCGGTGGTGATCTTATAAAAGTAAAAGATAAATTTTCCTTTACAATAACATGTATAGGTGAAGTGGACGATTATCCTATTTTGAGGAAAGGGGCAAAAGAAAATGACTTATTATGTATTACAGGTGATACAGGAAAGGTTTTAGCATCCCTTGAAATTCTGGAAAAAAATTTGAGTATTAATGAAGACATAAAAAATAAATTAATACAAAAATTAAAATTTCCAAAACCTAAGATAGCTGAAATTATTGAATTAAAGGAAAAAATTAAAATAAATTCAGGAATAGATATTTCAGATGGTATTGCTAAGGATGCAAAAAGACTTGCTGATAGTTCAAAAGTGAAAATAATAATTGAAGAGGAAAAACTTCCTTTTTCTAAAGAATTACTTGAATACACAAGGAGATTTCAGAAAAATATTATTGATTATTTGCTCAATTCAGGCGAAGAATATGAAATCCTTTTCACAATTCCCGATATAGAAAAGAATAAATTACCTGAATGGGTTAAAATAATTGGAAAAGTTGAAAGTGGAGAAGGTTTATTTCTAAAAGATAAAAAGGGGAATTTAAAGGAAATAAAAGGAGGTTACGATTTTTTTGCTATAAAAATTTAA
- a CDS encoding acyl-CoA dehydrogenase family protein — protein sequence MSDSKIFELKNFFDLDDYLREEEKLIRNTVRDFVEKEILPHIGEWWLKGEFPKHLIPQMAELGLFGPTIPEEYGGAGLGYVAYGLMMQELEYGDSGIRSFCSVQSSLAMYSIFTFGSEEQKKKYLPLMAKGKLIGSFGLTEPNAGSDPASMETRCRKEGNTWIINGRKMWITNGTMCDLSIIWAKDENEKVQGFIVEKGTKGFTSREIKTKISLRASDTSELILDEVRIPESQRLPNTEGLKSALMPLNEARYGITWGCVGAAWACFEESYKHALVREQFKKPIASFQITQKKLVDMFEKIWKAQLLCLHLGRMKEKGKARYIHVSLVKRNNTRVALEVAREARTILGAYGITTEYNSLRHANNMESVHTYEGTYEIHTLIVGRYLTDIDAIDR from the coding sequence ATGTCAGATTCTAAAATTTTTGAATTAAAAAATTTTTTTGACTTGGACGATTATTTGAGAGAAGAAGAAAAATTAATAAGAAATACTGTAAGAGATTTTGTTGAGAAAGAAATATTGCCTCATATAGGTGAATGGTGGTTAAAAGGAGAATTTCCCAAACATCTTATACCCCAGATGGCTGAACTTGGTCTTTTTGGACCAACTATACCGGAGGAATATGGAGGTGCTGGCCTGGGTTATGTTGCTTACGGGTTAATGATGCAGGAACTCGAATACGGTGATTCAGGAATAAGAAGTTTCTGTTCAGTGCAATCTTCCCTTGCAATGTATTCCATATTTACCTTTGGATCTGAAGAGCAAAAGAAAAAATACTTACCTCTTATGGCTAAAGGAAAACTTATAGGAAGTTTTGGTCTTACAGAACCGAATGCTGGAAGCGATCCTGCCTCAATGGAAACAAGATGTAGAAAAGAGGGAAATACATGGATAATAAACGGAAGAAAAATGTGGATAACAAACGGAACAATGTGCGACCTTTCCATTATATGGGCAAAGGATGAAAATGAAAAAGTTCAGGGTTTTATTGTGGAAAAGGGAACAAAAGGTTTTACCTCAAGGGAAATTAAAACCAAAATATCTTTGAGAGCTTCTGATACTTCTGAACTGATACTTGACGAGGTAAGAATTCCAGAATCGCAGAGACTTCCAAACACAGAGGGACTAAAATCTGCTTTAATGCCTTTAAACGAAGCAAGGTACGGGATAACCTGGGGATGTGTCGGTGCTGCCTGGGCATGTTTTGAGGAAAGCTATAAACATGCACTTGTAAGAGAACAATTTAAAAAACCCATTGCATCCTTTCAGATTACGCAGAAGAAACTTGTTGATATGTTTGAAAAAATATGGAAGGCACAACTTTTATGTTTGCATCTCGGAAGAATGAAGGAAAAGGGAAAAGCAAGATATATTCATGTATCCCTTGTTAAGAGAAATAATACAAGGGTTGCTCTTGAAGTAGCAAGAGAAGCAAGAACAATTCTCGGTGCTTACGGTATAACAACAGAGTATAACTCACTGAGACATGCAAACAATATGGAAAGCGTTCATACATATGAAGGAACCTATGAAATTCATACTTTAATTGTAGGAAGATACTTAACAGATATAGATGCTATAGATAGATAA
- a CDS encoding polyribonucleotide nucleotidyltransferase, translated as MKTYTLKLGDSELIIEIKDIARQSQGSVLVKIGETVVLTTAVSSPSKEKTDFLPLLVEYREQTFAAGKIPGGFIKREGRPRDKEIIYGRAIDRSIRPHFPPDFTDEVEIVSFLLSYDMEQEGDLLGIIGASCALSISDIPFNGPIGAVRVGRINGKLKINPKRSELEISDFNLLLAGKKEGICMIEFQGNEIKEEDIIEAYKFAVPYIEELIELQEKIQKEIGKEKYDYKKIEIDKEIIERINNYRDELRKKLFIQEKVLRTKALDELREKIKKEVLKDFPDKLVEINIALNNLEKDIVRERTVKEKIRMDGRSLNEIRPIWCEISVLPRTHGSAIFTRGETQALCVTTLGTKEDAQKLGELEGEEVKRFMLHYMFPGFSTGEVAPLKGPSRREIGHGNLAEKAIEPLIPPEEKFPYTIRVVSLILESNGSTSMASVCGASLSLMDAGIPIKSACAGISIGWMDYEGEDVLLSDIIGSEDHFGNMDFKVAGTDKGITAIQLDIKKPYLPLSIFEKALFEAKKAREFILQTMSRTINKPRSSISKYAPKVRAFLIPKEKIGEVIGPSGRVIKRIIEKTNVKIDIDDTKGEVFIYGENSENVEEAQKLIEEIVQDIEIGRNYKGKVTRVENFGVFIEILPGKIGLVHVSEWAPYRIKDLNKEVKPGDEVIVKVIGIDELGRIRLSRKRALEENRKKENLKITE; from the coding sequence TTGAAAACTTATACTTTAAAATTAGGAGATTCTGAGTTAATAATAGAAATAAAAGATATAGCAAGACAGAGTCAGGGATCTGTTTTAGTAAAAATTGGAGAAACTGTAGTTTTAACAACAGCAGTTTCTTCACCTTCAAAAGAAAAAACTGATTTTTTGCCTCTTTTAGTTGAATACAGAGAACAAACTTTTGCTGCAGGAAAAATTCCAGGAGGTTTCATAAAAAGAGAAGGTAGGCCGAGAGATAAAGAAATAATATACGGAAGAGCTATAGATAGAAGTATAAGACCACATTTTCCTCCTGATTTTACAGATGAAGTGGAAATTGTGTCTTTCTTATTGTCCTATGATATGGAACAGGAAGGTGATTTACTTGGTATAATCGGAGCATCCTGTGCTCTTTCAATTTCTGATATACCTTTCAATGGACCCATAGGTGCTGTAAGAGTTGGAAGGATAAATGGAAAATTAAAGATAAACCCTAAGAGGTCAGAACTTGAAATTAGTGATTTCAACCTTCTACTTGCAGGTAAAAAAGAGGGAATATGTATGATAGAATTTCAGGGAAATGAAATAAAGGAAGAAGATATCATTGAAGCATATAAATTTGCGGTGCCATATATAGAAGAGTTAATTGAATTACAGGAAAAAATTCAAAAGGAAATAGGAAAGGAAAAATACGATTACAAAAAAATCGAAATTGATAAAGAAATTATTGAAAGAATAAATAATTACAGAGATGAATTAAGGAAAAAACTATTTATTCAGGAAAAAGTATTAAGAACAAAAGCTTTAGATGAGCTTAGAGAGAAAATAAAAAAAGAAGTATTAAAGGACTTTCCGGATAAATTAGTAGAAATCAATATAGCTCTTAATAATCTTGAAAAGGATATAGTTAGAGAAAGAACAGTAAAAGAAAAAATAAGAATGGATGGAAGATCTTTAAATGAAATAAGACCTATATGGTGTGAAATTTCAGTTTTACCAAGAACTCATGGTTCAGCTATTTTTACAAGAGGAGAAACACAGGCTTTATGTGTAACAACTCTTGGAACAAAGGAAGATGCGCAGAAGCTCGGTGAACTTGAAGGAGAAGAAGTAAAAAGGTTTATGCTTCACTATATGTTTCCTGGATTTTCTACAGGCGAAGTTGCTCCTTTAAAAGGTCCCTCAAGAAGAGAAATAGGTCATGGTAATCTTGCTGAAAAGGCAATTGAACCTTTAATTCCACCTGAAGAAAAGTTTCCCTATACAATTAGAGTTGTGTCTTTAATTCTTGAATCAAATGGTTCTACTTCAATGGCTTCTGTATGTGGTGCTTCCCTTTCTCTTATGGATGCTGGTATACCTATAAAATCTGCCTGTGCCGGTATTTCAATTGGATGGATGGATTACGAAGGTGAGGATGTTCTTCTCTCAGATATAATAGGCTCAGAAGATCACTTCGGAAATATGGATTTTAAAGTGGCAGGAACAGATAAAGGTATTACTGCAATTCAACTGGATATTAAAAAACCTTATTTACCTTTATCAATTTTTGAAAAAGCACTATTTGAAGCAAAAAAGGCAAGGGAATTTATTTTACAAACAATGTCAAGAACAATAAACAAGCCCAGGAGTTCAATTTCAAAATATGCTCCAAAAGTAAGAGCCTTTTTAATACCAAAAGAAAAAATAGGAGAAGTTATAGGTCCAAGTGGAAGGGTAATAAAAAGAATAATTGAAAAAACAAATGTAAAAATTGATATTGATGATACAAAGGGAGAAGTTTTTATATATGGAGAAAATAGTGAAAATGTGGAAGAAGCACAAAAATTGATTGAAGAGATTGTTCAGGATATTGAAATTGGAAGAAATTACAAGGGAAAAGTAACAAGGGTTGAAAATTTCGGTGTATTTATTGAAATACTTCCAGGGAAAATAGGTCTTGTTCATGTATCGGAATGGGCTCCATATAGGATTAAAGATTTGAATAAAGAAGTTAAACCTGGAGATGAAGTAATTGTTAAAGTAATAGGAATTGATGAACTTGGAAGAATCAGATTATCAAGAAAAAGAGCTTTAGAAGAAAATAGAAAAAAAGAAAATCTAAAAATTACCGAATAA
- the rpsO gene encoding 30S ribosomal protein S15, which translates to MLTKEEKLKIIEKFRINEKDTGSAPVQIALITERINYLTEHLKKHKKDVHTRYGLLKLVGKRKRLLNYLKREDYKLYQKVINELSIRG; encoded by the coding sequence ATGTTGACAAAAGAGGAGAAATTAAAAATAATAGAAAAATTCAGGATAAATGAAAAAGATACTGGAAGTGCACCGGTTCAAATTGCTCTAATTACGGAAAGAATAAACTATCTTACAGAGCACCTAAAGAAACATAAAAAAGATGTTCATACAAGATACGGTCTTCTTAAACTTGTAGGAAAAAGAAAAAGACTTCTAAACTATCTAAAAAGAGAGGACTATAAACTCTACCAAAAAGTTATAAACGAACTTTCCATTAGAGGATAA
- the ribF gene encoding riboflavin biosynthesis protein RibF produces the protein MKKLKIQKIEFPYFPSVEKPPVLIPGNFDGVHRGHRILIEEGRRISKILKTNLVVLFFEPHPYLFFHKNRNNFLLTTLEEKIEILKSLKVNEVWILNFDEKLAETSPEIFADKLLNLEISRLILGPDHTFGKDKKGNIFTMVEIAREKGKVLTIFPFITYKNRKISSTRIRELIEKGEIEEANTLLGYNFFINGTKIKGSGRGKKLGFPTINLKISELKIKPKEGVYIVETEIKNKTYQGLLYYGSRPTFNEKEKVFEVYLFNFNGEFKKKNLKVKFHKFIRNDMKFDSVEELKKQIEKDINIGYTYFLKKGSNPD, from the coding sequence TTGAAGAAATTGAAAATTCAGAAGATTGAATTCCCTTATTTTCCCTCAGTAGAAAAACCCCCAGTTTTAATACCTGGAAACTTTGATGGTGTTCACAGAGGTCATAGAATTCTAATTGAAGAAGGCAGAAGAATTTCAAAAATTCTTAAAACTAACTTAGTAGTTTTGTTTTTTGAACCCCACCCTTATTTGTTCTTTCATAAAAACAGAAATAATTTCCTTTTGACTACACTTGAAGAAAAAATTGAAATCTTAAAAAGTTTGAAAGTAAATGAGGTCTGGATTTTAAATTTTGATGAAAAACTTGCTGAGACTTCACCTGAAATTTTTGCAGATAAACTTCTTAATTTAGAAATTTCAAGACTTATTCTTGGACCAGATCATACTTTTGGGAAAGATAAAAAAGGTAATATATTTACAATGGTAGAAATAGCGAGAGAAAAAGGTAAAGTTTTAACTATTTTTCCCTTTATAACTTACAAAAACAGAAAAATTTCAAGCACGAGAATAAGAGAACTTATAGAAAAGGGAGAAATAGAGGAAGCAAATACTTTACTCGGATACAACTTTTTCATAAATGGAACAAAAATTAAAGGTTCTGGTAGGGGTAAAAAACTTGGGTTTCCAACCATAAATTTAAAAATATCAGAATTAAAGATAAAACCTAAAGAGGGAGTTTATATTGTTGAAACTGAGATAAAAAACAAAACCTACCAGGGTTTACTTTACTACGGTTCAAGACCAACTTTTAATGAAAAAGAAAAAGTTTTCGAAGTATATCTTTTTAACTTTAATGGTGAGTTTAAGAAAAAAAATTTAAAGGTAAAATTCCACAAATTTATTAGAAATGACATGAAGTTTGATAGTGTTGAAGAACTAAAAAAACAAATTGAAAAAGATATAAATATAGGATATACTTATTTTTTAAAAAAGGGTTCAAATCCCGATTAA
- the truB gene encoding tRNA pseudouridine(55) synthase TruB, with protein sequence MSEKINGFLNIKKPRGWTTYDCVRHVKKTLNVEKVGHAGNLDPHATGVVVIGIGKATKLLPYVMELEKVYIADVKLGILTDTWDITGEVIQRKEIPEFSKEKLEKIIKEFEGEIEQVPPPYSAVRKGGKRLYELARQGILVTPKSKKVFIKQINLLDIRKNGFTMRVTCSKGTYIRALAKDIAEKLGTLGVIENLLRERVGHFYIKESIDPNNDLIQNLKPLEYGVLHFGEVSLKNEAVSNFEKGVPVPFSSFIRFSANLKRFSFVRVYDENKNFIGIGQIDVDFLNPRKVFSKIEEIENSED encoded by the coding sequence ATGAGTGAAAAAATTAACGGGTTTCTCAACATAAAAAAACCGAGGGGCTGGACAACTTATGATTGTGTCAGACATGTGAAGAAAACTTTAAATGTGGAAAAAGTAGGTCATGCCGGAAATCTTGACCCTCATGCTACTGGTGTTGTTGTTATAGGAATAGGAAAAGCTACAAAGCTTTTACCCTATGTAATGGAACTGGAAAAAGTATACATTGCTGATGTAAAACTGGGAATTTTAACCGACACCTGGGATATTACAGGAGAAGTTATACAGCGTAAAGAAATTCCTGAATTTTCAAAGGAGAAATTGGAAAAAATAATAAAGGAATTTGAAGGAGAAATAGAGCAAGTGCCCCCACCCTACTCCGCAGTCAGAAAAGGCGGAAAAAGATTATATGAGCTTGCAAGACAAGGTATACTTGTTACGCCTAAATCAAAAAAAGTATTTATTAAGCAGATAAATCTTCTTGATATAAGGAAAAACGGTTTTACAATGAGGGTAACTTGTTCAAAGGGAACATACATAAGAGCTTTAGCAAAGGATATAGCTGAAAAACTTGGAACCCTTGGTGTTATTGAAAACCTATTAAGAGAAAGAGTTGGGCACTTTTATATAAAGGAATCAATTGATCCAAACAATGACCTCATACAGAATTTGAAACCCCTTGAGTATGGTGTTCTTCATTTTGGTGAAGTTTCTCTAAAAAATGAAGCTGTTTCAAACTTTGAAAAGGGTGTTCCTGTTCCTTTCAGCAGTTTTATAAGATTTTCTGCCAATTTAAAAAGATTTTCTTTTGTTAGAGTTTACGATGAAAATAAAAACTTTATAGGGATAGGACAGATAGATGTTGATTTTCTCAATCCAAGAAAAGTTTTTTCTAAAATTGAAGAAATTGAAAATTCAGAAGATTGA
- the rbfA gene encoding 30S ribosome-binding factor RbfA, with amino-acid sequence MKTYRPERVSKEIMRVLNEVIRNDIDDPRLLNLLILDVEISSDLKRAKIFYTQLKEEEKIDMIIEKAKNFIRKKIAEKIELKFMPEIFFIRR; translated from the coding sequence TTGAAAACATACAGACCTGAAAGAGTTTCAAAGGAAATTATGAGAGTCCTGAATGAAGTAATAAGGAATGATATAGATGATCCCAGGCTATTAAATTTATTAATTCTTGATGTAGAGATATCGAGTGATTTAAAGAGGGCGAAAATCTTTTATACCCAGTTAAAGGAAGAAGAAAAAATAGATATGATCATTGAAAAAGCAAAAAATTTTATTAGAAAAAAAATTGCGGAAAAAATAGAACTTAAATTTATGCCAGAAATTTTCTTTATAAGGAGGTAA
- a CDS encoding DUF503 domain-containing protein encodes MSIGGIRIEILIPESFSLKEKRKILNSLKQKILNNFNVSVAEVDDNELWNKSVLDIAIAAKDMYNLNERISKIKDFLMRENSIEVLKINFLPED; translated from the coding sequence GTGAGCATAGGAGGTATAAGGATAGAAATTCTAATTCCCGAGAGCTTTTCATTAAAAGAGAAAAGAAAAATTTTAAACAGTTTAAAGCAGAAAATTTTAAATAATTTCAACGTTTCAGTAGCAGAAGTTGATGATAATGAATTGTGGAATAAAAGTGTGCTTGATATTGCAATAGCAGCAAAAGACATGTATAATCTAAATGAAAGAATTTCAAAAATAAAGGATTTTTTGATGAGAGAAAACAGTATTGAGGTTTTAAAGATAAATTTTCTACCTGAGGACTAA